CAAACTCGGCTTGAGCCTTCTCCGCATCTTTCTGGTTATGGTACAATTTCACAATCTCTGACCCCAGTCTTTTTTTCCATTCCATCGGATTAACTTTTTTACCCTCTGACTCTTCTGGAGATCCCAGATATACTTTTTTAATGAAGTGTCTCTCATACTCACGCTCAAGCTCAGCACCCTTTAGCTCTCTTTTTATCTTTTCTAGTTCTTCTTTCGATACATCAGTCAAAAGTTCAAAATAAGGATAAATAAGCTCATCCGGGATAGACATAATTTTACCGAAAATCTCCTCAGGTGACTCATCGATTCCGATATAATTGCCGAGAGATTTGCTCATCCTCTGAACCCCGTCTGTTCCAGGCAGAACTGGCATAGTCAAAATCACTTGAGGAGGAACCCCATACTCTTGTTGAATCTGCCTGGCAGTCAAAAGGTTGAATTTCTGCTCAGTTGCCCCGATTTCTAAATCAGCCTTTATCGCCACCGAATCATATCCCTGCATTATGGGATAGAATAACTCGTGTAAACTGATTGGACTTTGCTCCTTATACCTTTCAGCAAAATCGTCCCTTTCCAGGATGCGGGCTAAAGTGAATTTGGAGGCTAAATGCATGACCTCCTGAAAGCTCATTTTGGAGAACCATTCTCCGTTGAAATGGACTTCAGTTTTCTTCTTGTCCAGTATCTTGAAAAACTGTTCTTGATAGGTCTCAGCATTTTTCCTGACTTCCTCATAAGAAAGCTGAGGTCTGGTCTCAGAGCGGCCTGAAGGGTCACCC
The sequence above is a segment of the Candidatus Zixiibacteriota bacterium genome. Coding sequences within it:
- the tyrS gene encoding tyrosine--tRNA ligase, yielding MLGVKEQLEVIRRGTVEIIPEEELIKKLEVSIKENKPLRIKMGFDPTAPDIHLGHTVGIRKLKQFQELGHLVVLIIGDYTGMVGDPSGRSETRPQLSYEEVRKNAETYQEQFFKILDKKKTEVHFNGEWFSKMSFQEVMHLASKFTLARILERDDFAERYKEQSPISLHELFYPIMQGYDSVAIKADLEIGATEQKFNLLTARQIQQEYGVPPQVILTMPVLPGTDGVQRMSKSLGNYIGIDESPEEIFGKIMSIPDELIYPYFELLTDVSKEELEKIKRELKGAELEREYERHFIKKVYLGSPEESEGKKVNPMEWKKRLGSEIVKLYHNQKDAEKAQAEFEKVFSKKELPEKIEVFHLKTDKPTIWIVKLLTETGLCSSSSEARRLIKQGGVYIDNQKVEDENLQVETNGEKLIKVGKRKFLKVLGE